In one window of Thermodesulfobacteriota bacterium DNA:
- a CDS encoding ubiquinol-cytochrome c reductase iron-sulfur subunit: protein MQKIDPDRREFFGWSFKVLGAVGLMGILYPITRFLGGDIDVESHAGIEPARGANARKPPVAGDGNSVEIDAGTVPEGAGMILTMGSVPVILVRNGNRWRAFNATCTHLGCLVKWDQAGQRFVCPCHGGLYNSDGKVTAGPPPAALAEHRVTLAGNTIRISRA from the coding sequence ATGCAAAAGATCGATCCTGACCGGCGGGAATTTTTCGGCTGGTCCTTCAAAGTCCTGGGAGCGGTGGGCCTGATGGGCATCCTCTATCCCATCACCCGGTTCCTGGGCGGGGATATCGATGTCGAGTCCCACGCCGGCATCGAGCCGGCCCGCGGCGCCAACGCCCGCAAACCGCCCGTGGCCGGAGACGGCAATTCCGTGGAAATCGACGCCGGCACCGTTCCGGAAGGGGCCGGCATGATCCTGACCATGGGGTCCGTGCCGGTCATTCTGGTGAGGAACGGCAACCGCTGGCGGGCCTTCAACGCCACCTGCACCCATCTCGGCTGTCTGGTGAAATGGGATCAGGCCGGTCAGCGTTTTGTCTGCCCCTGTCACGGCGGCTTATACAACAGCGACGGGAAAGTGACGGCCGGTCCGCCGCCGGCGGCGCTGGCCGAACACCGGGTGACCCTGGCCGGCAATACCATCCGTATCTCCCGGGCCTGA
- a CDS encoding DUF4405 domain-containing protein, whose amino-acid sequence MDTKTMRYAVSAAMFVDACAMTVLGLLLHLVIGRGPGSESTFLGWHRREWGEMHFHLALIFLVLIGVHIWIHRDWVIKTTQSYFGDQWKRVLIGLAAGWIPLLILYRLLG is encoded by the coding sequence ATGGATACGAAAACCATGCGCTACGCCGTCAGTGCCGCCATGTTCGTGGATGCCTGCGCCATGACGGTGCTGGGGCTTCTGCTGCATCTGGTGATCGGACGGGGACCGGGAAGCGAAAGCACTTTTCTCGGATGGCATCGCCGCGAATGGGGGGAAATGCACTTTCACCTGGCTTTGATCTTTCTGGTCCTGATTGGCGTGCACATCTGGATCCATCGCGACTGGGTTATCAAAACCACCCAGTCCTATTTCGGGGATCAATGGAAGCGGGTACTGATCGGATTGGCGGCGGGATGGATTCCCCTACTGATTCTTTACCGGCTGCTGGGATAG
- a CDS encoding MopE-related protein, whose protein sequence is MGKNRTLIKTIRYICLLTITVLGLLSIIGTGGGGGGGGGNNNGLTTYYRDGDIDGYGDAAASLDAASQPQGYVTDDTDCNDASAAVNPGATEACNDTIDNDCDGQVDEDCTNIDCTDADADGYYAQANCGTAVDCNDARAAVFPGAVETCDDNVDNDCDGQIDEDCPECTDADNDDYFAEGGCDTEVDCDDASAAVNPGAAEVCDDDIDNDCDGEVDEDCDVCTDADDDGYYAQAGCGNAFLDGVDCDDSNPSVHPDALEICDDGIDNDCDGQADEAGDCSDACIDADGDGYYVVAGCGNAVNDGVDCNDNNASIHPGAREICEGLDNDCDGQVDEGCSDDPCTDADSDGYYLEESCGNAFIDGVDCNDANATVHPGAAEVCNDRVDNDCDGQIDENCTTGTCTDADKDGYYVESGCGGAFTPGVDCNDANAAIHPGAAEVCNDRLDNDCDGLVDEGCTQDTFTNSLGMTFRRIPAGTFIMGTGSGYTPHQVTITKDFYVQTTEVTQAQWREAYGGNPSYFSNCGGNCPVERVSWNIVQYFLAAMNNRGEGTYRLPTEAEWEYACRAGSTTAFCNGPITDLFCGYDPSLNAVGWYCYNSAVSYSGCSDISSYTGPTCAGTHPVAQKSPNAWGLYDMHGNVYEWVADRFGDYPSESVIDPTGGTTSTARLYRGGSWHDSAQNCTSAVRHSSCPAGTDDGGGFRLVVTPPGR, encoded by the coding sequence ATGGGAAAAAATAGAACACTGATCAAAACGATTCGCTATATCTGTTTACTGACAATAACCGTTCTCGGTCTTTTATCCATTATCGGGACCGGAGGCGGTGGCGGTGGTGGCGGCGGCAATAATAACGGACTGACCACCTATTACCGCGATGGCGATATTGACGGCTATGGTGACGCGGCCGCTTCACTGGATGCCGCTTCCCAGCCCCAGGGGTATGTAACCGACGATACCGACTGCAATGACGCCAGTGCGGCGGTTAACCCGGGTGCGACGGAAGCCTGCAACGACACCATCGACAACGACTGTGACGGACAGGTTGACGAGGATTGCACGAATATTGATTGTACTGATGCCGATGCCGACGGCTATTACGCCCAGGCAAACTGCGGCACGGCGGTTGATTGTAACGACGCCCGGGCCGCTGTTTTCCCCGGAGCGGTGGAAACCTGTGACGACAACGTCGACAATGACTGTGACGGCCAGATCGACGAGGATTGCCCCGAGTGTACCGACGCGGACAACGACGATTATTTTGCCGAGGGCGGTTGCGACACGGAGGTGGACTGCGATGACGCCAGCGCGGCCGTCAACCCCGGGGCAGCGGAAGTCTGTGACGATGATATCGACAACGATTGCGACGGCGAGGTCGACGAGGATTGTGACGTCTGCACCGACGCGGACGACGACGGTTATTACGCCCAGGCGGGCTGCGGCAACGCTTTCTTAGACGGTGTCGACTGCGATGACAGCAATCCGTCCGTTCATCCCGACGCCCTGGAAATCTGTGACGACGGTATCGACAACGACTGCGACGGGCAGGCGGACGAAGCCGGAGATTGTTCCGATGCCTGTATTGACGCCGACGGTGACGGCTATTATGTCGTGGCGGGTTGCGGCAACGCGGTCAATGACGGCGTTGACTGCAACGACAACAACGCCTCCATCCATCCCGGGGCCAGGGAAATTTGCGAAGGGTTAGATAATGACTGTGACGGGCAGGTGGACGAGGGCTGCTCGGATGATCCCTGTACCGACGCGGACAGTGACGGTTATTATCTCGAAGAGAGCTGCGGCAACGCCTTTATTGACGGTGTCGACTGCAATGACGCCAACGCGACCGTTCATCCCGGCGCGGCGGAGGTCTGCAACGACCGCGTCGACAACGACTGCGACGGCCAGATTGACGAGAACTGCACCACCGGTACCTGCACCGACGCGGACAAAGACGGCTATTACGTCGAAAGCGGCTGCGGTGGAGCGTTTACACCGGGCGTGGACTGCAATGACGCCAACGCGGCCATTCACCCCGGCGCGGCGGAAGTCTGTAACGACCGCCTTGATAACGACTGTGACGGGCTGGTAGACGAGGGCTGTACCCAGGATACGTTCACCAATTCCCTGGGCATGACCTTCAGGCGGATTCCCGCCGGTACATTTATCATGGGCACCGGCAGCGGCTACACGCCACACCAGGTGACCATCACCAAGGATTTTTATGTCCAGACGACCGAGGTGACCCAGGCCCAGTGGCGGGAAGCCTATGGGGGCAACCCCTCCTACTTCTCCAACTGCGGCGGCAACTGCCCGGTGGAACGGGTGTCCTGGAACATCGTTCAGTATTTTCTGGCCGCCATGAATAACCGGGGAGAGGGCACCTACCGGCTGCCGACGGAGGCGGAGTGGGAGTATGCCTGCCGGGCCGGCAGCACCACGGCATTCTGCAACGGCCCGATTACGGATCTTTTCTGCGGGTATGATCCCAGCCTGAATGCCGTCGGGTGGTACTGCTACAATTCGGCGGTATCGTATAGCGGCTGCTCGGATATCAGCAGCTATACAGGCCCCACCTGCGCGGGAACCCATCCCGTGGCTCAGAAATCGCCCAATGCCTGGGGATTGTATGACATGCACGGCAATGTCTACGAGTGGGTCGCGGACCGGTTTGGCGACTATCCTTCCGAGAGCGTGATCGATCCTACCGGGGGTACAACCAGTACCGCCAGGCTTTATCGCGGCGGCAGCTGGCACGATTCCGCCCAGAACTGCACCTCCGCGGTCCGCCACTCCAGTTGTCCGGCCGGTACCGACGACGGCGGCGGGTTCCGTCTGGTGGTGACGCCGCCCGGGCGGTAG
- a CDS encoding glycosyltransferase family 4 protein: MKHPSGLRILHLISQRPDSTGSGVYVQAMLRQAARRGHVNHLVAGVQTGREPASEVTGCECSFVCFDGLDTPRPIAGMSDVMPYDSRRFRDFTPEDVAEYEACFAGKLNRAVAQSDPDLIHSHHLWLLTSLARRLFPALPLVASSHGTDLRQFRNCPHLRERVMEGCARLDAVMALSRVQKQEIVKLYGLPEEKVHVIGAGYNADLFCPQTKPVPDPVQIVYAGKLCNAKGTPWFLKALASIHDVSWQLHLVGGGSGSETDQCLNLARGLKHRVRVYGAVEQPRLAAIMKQSHLFVLPSFFEGVPLVMLEALACGCRVVANDIPGVAELMEGMKTGYVHLVRTPRLHAVDNPLAEDLDRFVDDLRAALVAQMTAAVEQPDIDLTLIENQLAAFTWERVFERVETVYKIALDEAR; encoded by the coding sequence ATGAAACATCCGTCCGGTTTGCGCATCCTGCATCTGATCAGCCAGCGGCCCGACTCCACGGGCAGCGGCGTTTATGTCCAGGCCATGCTGCGCCAGGCCGCGCGCAGGGGCCATGTCAATCACCTGGTGGCCGGCGTACAGACCGGCCGGGAGCCGGCTTCCGAGGTCACCGGCTGTGAATGCTCCTTTGTATGTTTTGACGGCCTGGACACGCCGCGGCCCATCGCCGGGATGAGCGATGTCATGCCCTATGACAGCCGCCGCTTCCGCGATTTTACCCCGGAGGATGTGGCTGAATACGAAGCCTGCTTTGCCGGCAAGCTGAACCGGGCCGTGGCGCAATCCGACCCCGACCTGATCCACAGCCACCACCTCTGGCTGCTGACATCCCTGGCCCGGCGCCTGTTCCCCGCCCTTCCCCTGGTGGCTTCCAGCCACGGCACCGATCTGCGCCAGTTCCGGAACTGTCCCCATCTGCGGGAGCGGGTCATGGAAGGATGCGCCCGGCTGGACGCGGTCATGGCCCTGAGCCGGGTTCAGAAGCAGGAGATTGTGAAACTGTATGGGCTGCCTGAAGAAAAGGTTCACGTGATCGGGGCGGGATATAACGCCGACCTGTTTTGTCCCCAGACCAAGCCCGTTCCTGACCCGGTGCAGATCGTCTACGCGGGCAAACTGTGTAACGCCAAGGGGACGCCCTGGTTTCTCAAGGCCCTCGCCAGCATTCATGATGTCTCCTGGCAGCTCCATCTGGTAGGCGGCGGCTCCGGTTCAGAAACCGATCAGTGTCTGAACCTGGCCCGGGGCCTGAAGCACCGTGTCCGGGTTTACGGAGCCGTGGAACAGCCCCGGCTGGCCGCGATAATGAAACAGAGTCACCTGTTTGTTCTGCCTTCTTTTTTTGAGGGTGTTCCCCTGGTTATGCTGGAAGCCCTGGCTTGCGGTTGCCGGGTCGTGGCCAACGACATTCCCGGGGTGGCCGAATTGATGGAGGGCATGAAGACCGGATATGTCCACCTGGTCCGAACGCCGCGGCTTCATGCCGTGGACAACCCTCTCGCGGAAGATCTGGACCGGTTTGTCGATGACCTTCGGGCGGCCCTGGTCGCCCAGATGACCGCGGCCGTGGAGCAGCCCGACATTGATTTAACCCTGATCGAAAATCAGCTTGCCGCCTTCACCTGGGAACGGGTGTTTGAAAGGGTGGAAACGGTGTATAAAATCGCCCTTGACGAGGCCCGGTAA
- a CDS encoding TetR/AcrR family transcriptional regulator, whose product MVTLSEKKKIDAPTPRERRREKFSRAILGATEEAFFEQGYEAATLEGIARRAGVTKRTLYKYFPSKSALFVSMFDEHLQALNDLISETAGLDVTTDRKLLMLISNLIQFTRENEHFMRQFMSINIRQFAGKLPGELIERVDQLNQSMIRQATEVVRQGQAEGVVIDTDPETLTHLVVAICRGIFMHADAENVFFKSADINPDKLFNAFFMVMMKDVIKVPRKKLTRRINSLNP is encoded by the coding sequence ATGGTGACATTGTCGGAAAAAAAGAAAATAGACGCCCCGACTCCGCGGGAACGACGGCGGGAAAAATTCAGCCGGGCCATCCTGGGCGCAACGGAGGAAGCGTTCTTCGAACAGGGATACGAGGCCGCCACCCTGGAAGGCATTGCCCGGCGGGCCGGGGTGACCAAGCGGACACTGTACAAGTATTTCCCGTCCAAAAGCGCGCTGTTTGTCAGCATGTTCGACGAACACCTTCAGGCATTGAACGACCTTATCTCCGAGACGGCCGGCCTGGATGTTACCACCGACCGCAAACTGCTCATGCTGATCAGCAACCTCATCCAGTTTACCCGGGAAAATGAACATTTCATGCGGCAGTTCATGTCGATCAACATCCGCCAGTTCGCCGGCAAGCTCCCCGGCGAACTGATCGAACGGGTGGACCAGCTCAATCAGTCCATGATCCGGCAGGCGACGGAAGTGGTCCGTCAGGGGCAGGCGGAAGGGGTCGTCATCGACACCGATCCGGAAACCCTGACGCACCTGGTGGTCGCCATCTGCCGGGGGATTTTCATGCACGCCGACGCGGAGAACGTTTTTTTTAAATCCGCGGACATCAACCCCGACAAACTGTTCAACGCTTTTTTCATGGTCATGATGAAAGACGTCATCAAGGTGCCGCGGAAAAAACTGACGCGACGGATCAATTCACTCAACCCATGA
- a CDS encoding SDR family oxidoreductase — protein sequence MRNFIDKKVVITGAASGIGRALADRFARAGAKVIMMDINGPLLKKASDEIAEAHGREVFSLTADVTDFDAFGTAVRKVIDELGFIDVFINNAGLGISGEFVRNTRAEIDRITAVNYLGMVYGSRIILEHFYRQGYGHLVNVASVAGLQGFPRMSLYCGTKCGIVGFTQAVRFEAERAGIHVSLALPSTTATPLILEKMDLPDDEIPGVLLAIPVCRVETVAEAIFNGISRRCFMIFPTLTDRGTLFMRSFMPGVFNLFIRLVGFRSFRRKRERLMRQQG from the coding sequence ATGAGAAACTTCATTGACAAAAAAGTCGTCATCACGGGCGCGGCCAGCGGCATCGGCCGGGCCCTGGCCGATCGCTTCGCCCGGGCCGGGGCCAAGGTGATCATGATGGACATCAACGGCCCGCTGCTGAAAAAAGCCTCAGACGAAATCGCCGAAGCCCATGGCCGGGAGGTGTTCAGCCTGACGGCGGATGTCACCGATTTTGACGCCTTTGGAACGGCCGTCCGCAAGGTCATCGATGAGCTCGGCTTTATCGACGTGTTCATCAACAACGCCGGCCTGGGCATATCCGGTGAGTTCGTCCGCAACACCAGGGCGGAAATCGACCGGATCACCGCCGTCAATTATCTGGGCATGGTGTACGGCTCCCGCATCATCCTGGAGCATTTCTACCGGCAGGGGTACGGGCACCTGGTGAACGTCGCCTCCGTGGCCGGGCTGCAGGGGTTCCCCCGCATGTCCCTGTACTGCGGGACCAAATGCGGCATCGTCGGTTTCACCCAGGCCGTCCGGTTCGAGGCCGAACGGGCCGGCATCCATGTCAGCCTGGCCCTGCCCAGCACCACGGCCACCCCCCTGATCCTGGAAAAGATGGACCTGCCCGACGACGAGATCCCGGGCGTGCTCCTGGCCATTCCGGTCTGCCGGGTGGAGACCGTGGCCGAGGCCATCTTCAACGGCATCAGCCGGCGGTGCTTCATGATTTTTCCGACCCTGACGGACCGGGGGACCCTGTTCATGCGGAGCTTCATGCCGGGGGTCTTCAACCTGTTCATCCGGCTGGTGGGCTTCCGTTCATTCCGGAGAAAACGCGAGCGGCTGATGCGGCAGCAGGGCTGA
- a CDS encoding M48 family metalloprotease, producing MPISFDHENTPHRLMSRREFMKLSALASAGVLAGCAINPVTGENQFMLVSEDWEIQVDKENAPHQFSSDYGPAQDASLNRYIQQVGTAMIPHTHRPHMPCSFRCVNATYINAYAFPGGSIAATRGIMLSLESEAELAALLGHELGHVNARHTARQMSKGLLTQAIVAGVSVAAATQDQIYGDIAAGIGMVGAGMLLASYSRDNEREADHLGMTYLTRSGYGPDGMVQLMDMLNSMHQGGADAVSLLFSTHPMSKERYDTAVREAGSDFAGFKDKPLYRERYMDNIASLRKIKPAIELFQKGDESVARKKYNEAETALQQGLRLAPADYAGLMIMAKCKVAQEKYGQALEFSELARQAYPQEAQADYVSGFCKLKLKKPDEAVSNFTAYDQKLPGNPNTIFFRGFAYEEMGSQKKAADDYTAYLNQVTEGEQAQYAYDRLVKWGVVKPQPEPEPEPKEKKKKKRNP from the coding sequence ATGCCAATTTCATTTGACCACGAGAACACACCGCATCGTTTGATGAGCCGCCGGGAATTCATGAAATTATCCGCCCTGGCATCCGCCGGTGTGCTGGCCGGATGCGCTATCAACCCGGTAACCGGCGAAAACCAGTTTATGCTGGTATCCGAGGACTGGGAAATCCAGGTGGACAAGGAGAATGCTCCGCACCAGTTTTCATCGGACTATGGCCCGGCCCAGGACGCGTCTCTCAACCGCTATATCCAGCAGGTCGGGACGGCCATGATCCCTCATACCCATCGTCCGCACATGCCCTGTTCCTTTCGCTGCGTCAACGCCACCTATATTAATGCCTACGCTTTCCCGGGAGGGAGCATCGCCGCCACCCGGGGGATCATGCTTTCCCTGGAAAGCGAGGCCGAGCTGGCCGCCCTGCTGGGGCACGAACTCGGTCACGTCAATGCCCGGCACACCGCCCGGCAGATGTCCAAGGGCCTGCTGACCCAGGCCATCGTGGCCGGCGTCAGCGTGGCCGCCGCCACCCAGGACCAGATATACGGGGATATCGCCGCGGGGATCGGCATGGTCGGCGCCGGGATGCTTCTGGCCAGTTACAGCCGGGATAACGAACGGGAAGCCGATCATCTGGGCATGACTTACCTGACCCGCAGCGGTTATGGACCGGACGGCATGGTTCAGCTCATGGACATGCTCAATTCCATGCATCAGGGCGGCGCCGACGCGGTCTCTCTGCTCTTCTCCACCCATCCCATGAGCAAGGAACGCTACGATACCGCCGTCCGCGAGGCCGGTTCCGATTTTGCCGGATTCAAGGACAAACCCCTGTACCGGGAGCGCTATATGGACAACATTGCCTCCCTGCGGAAAATCAAGCCGGCCATCGAGCTTTTCCAGAAGGGGGACGAGTCCGTGGCCAGGAAAAAATACAATGAGGCCGAGACCGCTCTCCAGCAGGGGCTGAGGCTGGCGCCGGCCGATTACGCCGGGCTGATGATCATGGCCAAATGCAAGGTGGCTCAGGAAAAATACGGTCAGGCCCTGGAGTTTTCGGAACTGGCCAGGCAGGCCTATCCCCAGGAAGCCCAGGCCGATTATGTGAGCGGGTTCTGCAAACTCAAGCTGAAAAAACCGGATGAGGCCGTTTCGAATTTTACCGCCTATGATCAGAAGCTGCCCGGCAACCCCAATACCATTTTTTTCCGGGGCTTTGCCTATGAGGAGATGGGCAGTCAGAAAAAGGCGGCCGATGATTACACCGCTTATCTGAACCAGGTGACCGAAGGTGAACAGGCCCAGTATGCTTATGACCGCCTGGTGAAGTGGGGCGTTGTCAAACCCCAGCCGGAACCGGAACCGGAACCAAAGGAGAAAAAAAAGAAAAAGAGAAACCCTTGA
- the mtgA gene encoding monofunctional biosynthetic peptidoglycan transglycosylase — protein sequence MMKRPAAAKKKRSASTIRWIRNILIGCFIGSLLPVIIFRFVPVPVTPLMIIRCAQQIFNDETVTVKKEWVPLEEISPNMACAVIASEDQNFTRHFGFDFKSIRKAYDKRNVRLRGASTITMQTAKNLFLWPDRSWIRKGLEAYFTVLLETLWSKERILEVYLNVAEMGKGIYGVEAAANAYFKKQAAGLTRNEAAMIAASLPRPLKMSPARPTAYMISRQAWILRQMRFVSETSLDLRCL from the coding sequence ATGATGAAGCGCCCGGCGGCCGCAAAGAAGAAACGTTCAGCCTCAACCATACGTTGGATCCGGAATATCCTGATCGGATGTTTTATCGGCAGCCTTCTGCCGGTGATCATTTTCCGGTTTGTGCCCGTTCCCGTTACGCCCCTCATGATCATCCGGTGCGCCCAGCAGATTTTTAACGACGAAACGGTGACGGTTAAAAAGGAGTGGGTGCCGCTGGAAGAGATCTCTCCCAACATGGCCTGTGCCGTGATCGCGTCGGAGGACCAGAACTTTACCCGCCATTTCGGTTTTGATTTCAAATCCATTCGCAAAGCCTACGACAAGAGGAACGTCCGGTTAAGAGGCGCCAGCACCATCACCATGCAGACGGCCAAGAACCTGTTCCTGTGGCCCGACCGTAGCTGGATCAGGAAAGGGCTGGAAGCCTATTTTACGGTGCTGCTGGAGACGCTCTGGAGCAAGGAACGGATTCTTGAGGTCTACCTGAATGTCGCTGAAATGGGGAAGGGTATATATGGCGTAGAAGCTGCTGCCAACGCCTATTTCAAGAAACAGGCCGCCGGGCTCACCAGAAACGAGGCCGCCATGATCGCCGCTTCCCTGCCGCGGCCATTGAAGATGAGTCCCGCTCGTCCTACGGCCTACATGATTTCCCGCCAGGCCTGGATCCTGCGGCAGATGCGGTTCGTCTCTGAGACTTCGCTGGATCTGCGCTGCCTGTGA
- a CDS encoding cobalamin-dependent protein (Presence of a B(12) (cobalamin)-binding domain implies dependence on cobalamin itself, in one of its several forms, or in some unusual lineages, dependence on a cobalamin-like analog.) — protein MMMETVKTVHPRGIRARVLLSSVFGPYAQDDAFGSRKINPMELYQNQVTRVQGAFSLRMFHRSFGLMMIQANLKAPCYLLDFPSLERFTDEIRNNTYDIVGISGIVPNIGKVKKMCELVRQYQPRAVIVVGGHIAAMEGLDSRIDADHIVRGDGIRWFREFLGQNPEEPITHPAVLSANGTRIVGRNLREKPGDVAAILIPSVGCPVGCNFCSTSALFGGKGNFINFYQTGRELFDVMCGLERQLKVRSFFVLDENFLLHKKRSMELMELMKQHNKSWVLSVFSSARVIKSYTLDELLALGIGWVWMGLEGKSSQYRKLNDIDTFELVNELQANGIRVLGSSIIGLENHTPENLPEAIDYAVSHDTVFHQFMLYTPNAGTPLYEEHRQKGTLYNETEFPLADAHGQYRFRYRHPHIQNGQEEQFLLDAFTRDFEVNGPSLFRLIRTLLSGWQKHKNHPDWRIRDRYNWEVDPLRSTYAGAVWGMRKYYAARDRAMADRMDALLDDICAEFGWKTRLAARVIGEVAYRSIIKEEKRLARGWTYEPPQFFEKNAAALALEQPRTAKSGIRFPDDLLEPVTVPAPALKG, from the coding sequence ATGATGATGGAAACGGTAAAGACGGTTCACCCCAGAGGAATTCGCGCTCGCGTACTGCTCTCCAGCGTATTCGGGCCTTATGCTCAGGACGATGCCTTCGGCAGCCGCAAAATCAACCCCATGGAACTGTACCAGAACCAGGTCACCCGGGTGCAGGGGGCTTTTTCGTTGCGCATGTTTCATCGTTCTTTCGGGCTGATGATGATTCAGGCCAACCTCAAGGCGCCCTGTTACCTGCTTGATTTTCCCTCCCTGGAACGGTTCACCGACGAGATCAGAAACAATACCTATGATATCGTCGGCATCAGCGGCATTGTGCCGAATATCGGCAAAGTGAAAAAGATGTGCGAACTGGTCCGGCAGTATCAGCCCCGGGCGGTGATCGTCGTGGGCGGCCACATCGCCGCGATGGAAGGGCTTGACAGCCGCATCGACGCCGACCATATCGTCCGGGGGGACGGCATCCGCTGGTTCCGTGAGTTCCTCGGCCAGAATCCGGAAGAGCCGATTACGCATCCGGCCGTTCTTTCCGCCAACGGCACACGTATCGTCGGTCGCAACCTCAGGGAAAAGCCCGGTGACGTGGCCGCCATCCTCATCCCCTCGGTGGGCTGTCCGGTGGGCTGCAATTTCTGCTCGACCTCCGCTCTCTTCGGCGGCAAAGGCAACTTCATCAATTTCTACCAGACCGGACGGGAATTGTTCGATGTCATGTGCGGCCTGGAACGGCAACTGAAGGTGCGCTCCTTTTTCGTCCTGGATGAAAACTTCCTGCTTCACAAAAAGAGATCCATGGAACTGATGGAGCTGATGAAACAACACAACAAGAGCTGGGTGCTGAGCGTTTTCAGTTCCGCCCGGGTCATCAAGTCCTACACCCTGGATGAATTGCTCGCTCTGGGCATCGGCTGGGTCTGGATGGGGCTGGAAGGAAAATCAAGCCAGTACCGCAAGCTCAACGACATCGACACCTTCGAGCTGGTCAATGAACTTCAGGCCAACGGCATCCGCGTTCTGGGCTCTTCCATCATCGGCCTTGAAAACCACACCCCGGAGAACCTGCCCGAGGCCATCGATTACGCGGTCAGCCACGACACGGTCTTCCACCAGTTCATGCTCTACACCCCGAATGCTGGGACCCCGCTTTATGAGGAACATCGGCAAAAGGGGACGCTTTACAACGAAACGGAATTCCCCCTGGCGGACGCCCACGGGCAGTATCGCTTCCGCTACCGCCACCCGCATATTCAGAATGGTCAGGAAGAACAGTTCCTGCTCGATGCCTTTACCCGGGATTTTGAGGTAAACGGGCCCAGCCTGTTCCGCCTGATCCGGACCCTGCTCAGCGGCTGGCAGAAGCACAAAAACCATCCGGACTGGCGCATCCGGGACCGCTACAACTGGGAAGTCGATCCCCTGCGGTCGACTTATGCCGGGGCGGTCTGGGGCATGCGGAAATACTATGCCGCCCGCGACCGGGCCATGGCGGACAGAATGGACGCCCTGCTGGACGACATCTGCGCCGAATTCGGATGGAAGACACGGTTGGCGGCCCGGGTAATCGGCGAAGTCGCCTACCGCTCCATCATAAAAGAAGAAAAGCGGCTGGCCCGGGGGTGGACCTACGAACCGCCCCAGTTTTTTGAAAAGAACGCCGCCGCTCTGGCCCTGGAACAACCCCGGACGGCAAAATCCGGGATCCGATTCCCGGACGATCTCCTGGAACCTGTAACCGTTCCCGCCCCTGCCTTGAAAGGATAG